One window from the genome of Acinetobacter sp. ANC 7912 encodes:
- the rapZ gene encoding RNase adapter RapZ has protein sequence MKRILIVTGQSGSGKSSALQVLEDLGYYCIDNLPLALLPEIVAKLDQENSLEQLALGVDVRSTRADLQEFDHVFEQLQKHGTVDVIYLTTQDQELIARFSASRRPHPLSGRFNSLAQCIEEEKLLLLPIQMRSTVHIDTTDKSVHDLKHTLLHKLGQTDNLIVILQSFGYKHGIPLDADYVFDIRHLPNPHWDLELRKYSGLDQPVQTFLEQSEQVEEMFLDIYHFLDKWLPAFAEGHRHYITVSIGCTGGQHRSVYIVDRLKKALEAKWSVQVLHREMKHWS, from the coding sequence ATGAAGCGCATACTGATCGTCACAGGACAATCCGGTTCAGGTAAATCATCTGCCTTGCAGGTGCTAGAAGACTTGGGCTATTACTGTATCGATAATTTGCCGCTAGCATTGCTGCCTGAAATTGTTGCCAAGCTGGATCAGGAAAATAGCCTGGAGCAGTTAGCCTTGGGTGTGGATGTTCGCAGTACCCGTGCTGATCTGCAAGAATTTGATCATGTTTTTGAACAACTGCAGAAACATGGTACGGTGGATGTGATTTACCTGACCACACAGGATCAGGAACTGATTGCACGCTTTAGTGCGTCACGCCGACCACATCCATTGTCAGGTCGCTTTAACAGTTTGGCGCAGTGTATTGAAGAAGAAAAATTGCTGCTGCTCCCGATCCAAATGCGTTCGACTGTGCATATTGATACCACAGACAAGAGCGTACACGACCTGAAGCATACCTTGCTGCACAAGCTGGGCCAGACCGATAACCTGATCGTGATTCTACAATCCTTTGGCTATAAGCATGGCATTCCCTTAGATGCGGATTATGTGTTTGATATACGCCATCTGCCAAACCCGCACTGGGATCTGGAGCTGCGTAAATATTCTGGACTGGATCAACCTGTGCAGACTTTCCTGGAACAGAGTGAACAGGTTGAAGAAATGTTCCTGGATATTTACCATTTTCTGGACAAATGGTTACCTGCATTCGCAGAAGGGCATCGTCACTATATTACTGTGTCGATTGGTTGTACCGGTGGTCAGCATCGTTCTGTTTATATTGTGGATAGACTAAAAAAAGCGCTTGAGGCAAAATGGTCTGTTCAAGTCCTCCACCGAGAAATGAAGCACTGGTCATGA
- the folK gene encoding 2-amino-4-hydroxy-6-hydroxymethyldihydropteridine diphosphokinase → MITTYIGLGSNLGDSRQILADAVQKLATLGQVRVSHLYQSPPMGPQDQPNYHNAVAELITDLAPLDLLDRLQAFEQEAGRVRLRHWGERTLDLDLLIYGDERIQNERLTVPHVGVLERDFVLLPLLDLNADLQLNGQTLKDLDIVKQSTLTVLDRTNWANL, encoded by the coding sequence ATGATCACGACTTATATCGGTTTAGGTAGTAATCTCGGGGATTCTCGCCAGATTCTGGCAGATGCGGTACAGAAACTGGCAACTTTAGGGCAGGTGAGAGTCTCGCATCTGTACCAGAGCCCACCAATGGGACCGCAGGATCAGCCCAATTATCACAATGCCGTGGCAGAGCTTATTACCGATCTGGCGCCATTGGATTTGCTGGATCGTTTGCAGGCATTTGAACAGGAAGCGGGTCGGGTACGTCTGCGTCATTGGGGGGAACGTACCTTAGATTTGGATTTGCTCATCTATGGGGATGAACGGATTCAGAATGAGCGTTTGACTGTGCCGCATGTCGGTGTATTGGAGCGCGATTTTGTATTATTGCCGCTGTTGGATCTGAATGCTGATTTGCAGCTGAATGGACAAACATTAAAAGACCTGGACATCGTAAAACAATCGACCTTAACGGTACTGGATCGTACCAACTGGGCGAATCTTTAA
- a CDS encoding HPr family phosphocarrier protein, which yields MIDTTVDVINKLGLHARASGKLIEVTTKFRSNIQIGKGDKLVDAKNIMSLLMLGAGKGTTLRLVLDGADEEKALSEIQALFAAKFYEAD from the coding sequence ATGATTGATACGACTGTTGACGTAATTAACAAACTGGGTTTACATGCGCGTGCATCAGGCAAGCTGATTGAAGTCACCACCAAATTTCGTTCCAATATCCAGATTGGAAAGGGTGACAAGCTTGTTGATGCGAAAAATATCATGTCCCTGCTCATGCTGGGTGCTGGGAAGGGAACAACTTTACGCTTGGTGCTGGATGGAGCAGATGAGGAAAAAGCCTTGTCTGAAATCCAGGCACTGTTTGCAGCAAAATTTTACGAGGCAGATTAA
- the panB gene encoding 3-methyl-2-oxobutanoate hydroxymethyltransferase yields the protein MISLSDLRRFKADGRKFSCLTCYDASMAKAMEIAEVDSILIGDSLGMTIQGHDSTLPVTVADMAYHTAAVRRANQHAFILTDLPFMSYATLNDALQSARTVMQAGAQMVKLEGGAWLAETVQVMTRNGIPVCVHLGLTPQSVNVFGGYKLQARSRAAADQLITDCKAVVEAGAALLLLECVPAQLGKEVADLFPDIPVIGIGAGADTDGQVLVVQDMLGLNFGHMAKFVRNFMQEQSGANAILDAFKAYHAAVLDGSFPAPEHTFQVEL from the coding sequence ATGATCAGTCTGAGTGACTTAAGACGATTCAAGGCGGACGGCCGCAAATTCTCCTGCCTGACCTGCTACGATGCCAGTATGGCCAAAGCCATGGAAATCGCCGAAGTGGATAGCATTCTGATCGGGGATTCTCTGGGTATGACCATTCAGGGGCATGACTCTACTTTACCAGTGACTGTCGCAGATATGGCCTATCATACGGCTGCAGTGCGTCGTGCGAACCAGCATGCCTTTATCCTGACTGATCTGCCATTTATGAGCTATGCAACATTAAATGATGCTTTGCAAAGTGCACGTACCGTGATGCAAGCAGGTGCGCAGATGGTGAAGCTGGAAGGCGGTGCCTGGCTGGCTGAAACGGTACAGGTGATGACCCGTAATGGTATTCCGGTGTGTGTGCATTTAGGTCTGACTCCACAATCGGTAAACGTGTTTGGCGGTTATAAATTACAGGCACGTAGCCGTGCCGCAGCAGATCAGCTAATTACTGACTGTAAGGCAGTGGTAGAAGCCGGTGCAGCATTGCTGTTGCTGGAATGTGTGCCTGCACAGCTCGGTAAAGAAGTCGCAGACCTATTCCCGGATATTCCGGTGATCGGGATTGGTGCTGGAGCTGATACCGATGGTCAGGTACTGGTGGTACAGGACATGCTCGGTCTGAACTTCGGCCATATGGCTAAATTTGTACGCAACTTTATGCAAGAACAATCAGGTGCCAATGCAATCCTGGATGCATTCAAGGCTTATCATGCAGCCGTGTTAGATGGCTCATTTCCTGCACCTGAACATACCTTCCAGGTTGAGTTATAA
- a CDS encoding HAMP domain-containing sensor histidine kinase, with the protein MKLNLLEIGQNTEQLSSCRLSLILGVHTNNNLIYTFSKVARRLLKVDKCLLGFHKEPYIWYTTNTGFWGFETPPELNLLHYLQNDVYLDRTHPAYAEMSEYLRAHGVEHQRFISYNLKVNETHSIGHVVFFDDQQDAFEAEDISLVREFADGLVGLIRLHEDYNELKELYEQQCAMNFSKTKFFQIIAHDLRAPFHGLLGFSEVLAEERETLDESSIQSITEYLYDNAKSTYNLLESLLTWAMAEGGRFVYHPINFELKQSSKIVCDVLKSLALNKKIALIDRIPEGVKVNADINMITSVLQNLVSNALKFTPTNQEGQVILYAEAEDELVRIQVQDTGLGMTEEQMKNLFKPDLVVSVKGTAEEKGAGLGLVLCKRFVDLNHGQIYVDSKEGQGTTFTVLLPKATNEHQALAVPEPAAVQKVQN; encoded by the coding sequence ATGAAGCTTAACCTTTTGGAGATAGGTCAAAATACTGAACAGCTCAGCTCGTGCCGCCTGTCTTTGATTTTGGGTGTCCATACCAATAATAACCTGATTTATACCTTTTCCAAGGTCGCACGTCGGTTGCTCAAGGTAGATAAATGCCTGCTGGGTTTTCATAAAGAGCCTTATATCTGGTATACCACTAACACTGGCTTTTGGGGTTTTGAAACACCGCCAGAATTAAATCTGCTACATTATCTGCAAAATGACGTCTATCTGGATCGCACACATCCCGCCTATGCCGAAATGTCGGAATATTTGCGGGCTCATGGGGTCGAACATCAGCGTTTTATTTCTTATAATCTCAAAGTTAATGAAACCCATTCAATTGGCCATGTGGTTTTTTTTGATGATCAACAGGATGCTTTCGAAGCAGAAGACATCAGTCTGGTGCGGGAGTTTGCCGATGGATTGGTTGGCTTGATTCGCCTGCATGAAGACTATAATGAATTGAAAGAATTGTACGAACAGCAATGTGCGATGAACTTCAGTAAGACTAAGTTCTTCCAGATCATTGCGCATGACCTGCGTGCACCGTTCCATGGCTTGCTCGGGTTTTCCGAAGTGCTGGCAGAAGAGCGGGAGACGCTGGATGAATCCAGTATCCAGAGCATCACAGAATATCTGTATGACAATGCCAAATCCACCTATAACCTGCTGGAAAGCCTGCTGACCTGGGCTATGGCCGAGGGTGGGCGTTTTGTCTATCACCCGATTAATTTCGAGTTAAAACAGTCTAGCAAAATTGTTTGTGATGTGCTGAAAAGCCTAGCGTTAAACAAGAAAATTGCCCTGATCGATCGGATTCCTGAAGGCGTTAAAGTCAATGCCGATATCAATATGATTACCTCAGTGTTGCAAAACCTGGTCTCTAACGCGCTGAAATTTACCCCGACCAATCAGGAAGGACAGGTGATTTTGTATGCTGAAGCCGAAGATGAACTGGTAAGAATCCAGGTGCAGGATACCGGCCTCGGTATGACCGAAGAACAGATGAAGAACCTGTTCAAGCCAGATCTGGTGGTCAGCGTTAAAGGTACCGCGGAAGAAAAAGGTGCAGGTCTTGGTCTGGTGCTATGTAAGCGCTTTGTGGATCTGAACCATGGCCAGATTTATGTCGACTCTAAGGAAGGCCAGGGTACAACATTCACAGTATTACTCCCGAAAGCCACCAATGAACATCAGGCTTTGGCTGTGCCTGAACCTGCTGCCGTTCAAAAAGTACAGAATTAA
- the panC gene encoding pantoate--beta-alanine ligase, translated as MKTETTIQGLAASLNPARSARKIIGFVPTMGNLHQGHLNLVREARKLCDVVVVSIFVNPIQFGPNEDFDNYPRTLEQDQKLLAEVGCDIVFAPTVEQMYGTKPRLTNISVSDITNDLCGLQRPGHFDGVAVVVTKLFNIVQPNYAFFGEKDYQQLAVIRQFVQDLNIPLEVIGVPITRAEDGLALSSRNGYLSEEERQTAPTIYRSLKAAEQQLHEGATLDAALAGIRQMLTDAGFVVDYVEARTPELQKIDEFNQDVVLFIAAKLGKTRLIDNLQVKYSA; from the coding sequence ATGAAAACAGAAACAACAATCCAAGGTTTAGCAGCATCGTTAAATCCGGCGCGTTCAGCACGTAAGATCATCGGCTTCGTACCGACCATGGGTAATCTGCATCAAGGTCACCTGAATTTGGTACGTGAAGCACGCAAGCTGTGTGATGTAGTCGTGGTCAGTATCTTTGTGAATCCAATCCAGTTTGGACCAAATGAAGATTTTGATAACTATCCACGTACTTTGGAACAGGATCAGAAGTTGCTGGCTGAAGTGGGTTGTGACATCGTCTTTGCTCCAACTGTTGAGCAGATGTATGGTACCAAGCCGCGTCTGACCAATATCAGCGTGTCTGACATCACCAATGACCTGTGTGGTCTGCAACGTCCAGGCCATTTTGATGGCGTGGCTGTGGTTGTTACCAAATTGTTTAACATTGTGCAGCCAAACTATGCCTTCTTTGGTGAAAAGGATTATCAGCAGCTGGCAGTAATCCGCCAGTTTGTACAGGATCTGAATATTCCACTGGAAGTGATTGGTGTGCCTATTACCCGTGCAGAAGATGGTCTGGCTTTAAGTTCTCGTAATGGATACCTGTCTGAAGAAGAACGTCAGACTGCACCGACCATTTACCGTAGCCTGAAAGCTGCTGAACAGCAGTTGCATGAAGGTGCAACTCTGGATGCAGCATTGGCAGGTATTCGGCAGATGCTGACCGATGCCGGTTTTGTGGTGGACTACGTAGAAGCACGCACCCCAGAACTGCAAAAAATTGATGAGTTTAATCAGGATGTGGTGCTATTCATCGCTGCTAAACTGGGCAAGACTCGTTTGATTGACAATCTGCAGGTAAAATACTCTGCATAA
- the yjgA gene encoding ribosome biogenesis factor YjgA, protein MARRPHSFTEEDFESLEGRASKTEQKKAVQRMAALGAQLAELSVKQIQNLPVEERLIDALLDVQTITSNEARRRQFQRIGKLLRNEDENVILSYLTPKQGLKKTAQLQRWTDRLIKDGDPAINEFTKIYNATERHTLRQHVLRVHRDIKNQLPEEELAASRQKLFNYVQQVALISDN, encoded by the coding sequence GTGGCACGTCGACCGCACAGTTTTACTGAAGAAGACTTTGAATCTTTAGAAGGACGTGCAAGTAAAACCGAACAGAAAAAAGCTGTCCAGCGAATGGCAGCTTTAGGCGCACAGCTTGCAGAGCTGAGTGTCAAACAAATTCAGAATCTGCCTGTTGAGGAACGTCTGATTGATGCGTTGCTTGATGTGCAGACGATTACCTCCAATGAAGCACGCCGTCGCCAGTTTCAGCGTATTGGTAAGTTACTGCGCAATGAAGATGAAAATGTGATCCTGTCTTATCTGACCCCGAAACAGGGGTTGAAAAAGACCGCACAATTACAACGTTGGACTGATCGTCTGATCAAAGATGGTGATCCTGCGATTAATGAATTTACCAAAATTTATAATGCGACCGAGCGTCACACCTTGCGTCAGCATGTATTACGTGTGCATCGCGATATCAAGAACCAGTTACCAGAAGAAGAGCTGGCAGCATCACGTCAGAAGCTGTTTAACTATGTGCAGCAGGTCGCGCTGATTTCTGATAACTGA
- a CDS encoding polysaccharide deacetylase family protein, with protein MIYIVVLVMILMLAFSYKYAWWKPAVDWKRPRVLMYHMVRDHIEGAKFNKLRVKPAEFEKQIAWMKAEGFHFVTMQELQENWGKHPEKTVAITFDDGYLDNLENAFPILEKYQAKATIYVVVDRHDRDWSTYKKAHHNSGELAREPKLNDVQVKQLLDSGLVEIGSHTMTHANLSKLDDVACLKELTESKHQLEALIAKPVTSFAYPFGIYSQRDVELAKQAGYSNAVTTIEGIDSSSPDFMQLQRIKISGKDSLFAVKLRLKLGKRA; from the coding sequence GTGATTTATATTGTTGTTCTTGTCATGATTCTGATGTTGGCCTTCAGTTATAAATATGCGTGGTGGAAACCTGCCGTTGATTGGAAAAGACCCCGTGTCTTGATGTATCACATGGTGCGTGATCATATTGAGGGAGCCAAGTTTAATAAATTACGGGTCAAACCGGCTGAGTTTGAAAAACAAATTGCTTGGATGAAAGCTGAAGGTTTTCACTTTGTCACCATGCAAGAATTACAAGAGAATTGGGGGAAACATCCGGAGAAAACTGTCGCAATTACCTTTGATGACGGTTATCTGGATAACTTGGAAAATGCCTTTCCTATCTTGGAAAAATATCAGGCAAAAGCGACGATTTACGTTGTGGTTGACCGGCATGATCGTGATTGGTCGACTTATAAAAAAGCGCATCATAACAGTGGTGAGCTGGCTCGGGAACCAAAACTGAACGATGTTCAGGTCAAGCAGTTGTTAGATTCTGGCCTGGTTGAAATCGGTTCACATACTATGACCCATGCAAATTTGTCCAAATTGGATGATGTAGCGTGTCTGAAGGAATTAACGGAATCTAAACATCAGCTTGAGGCTCTAATTGCCAAGCCTGTGACAAGTTTTGCCTATCCATTCGGGATTTATTCACAGCGTGATGTAGAACTGGCGAAACAGGCGGGTTATAGCAATGCTGTGACCACTATTGAAGGTATAGATAGTAGTTCACCAGACTTTATGCAGCTACAACGTATCAAGATTAGTGGGAAAGACTCACTATTTGCGGTGAAGCTGCGCTTGAAGTTGGGTAAACGAGCATAA
- a CDS encoding ELM1/GtrOC1 family putative glycosyltransferase, which produces MHIVYVSDRKAGHQSQALGLYKAMQRLSEIDVTFEEVPIEKLPVFGLFCSFRKNQYEAIKNIPDYIFGVGSHTQLRVLLLGRVFPKTKTVILMKPNFPFAWFDHVVIPEHDGVPEKGNVILTQGVLNPIVNEGRHQPNRILIALGGSSKRHQWNEQKVLSAIEQIVEKNRNSEIILTTSRRTPKEFLDHLKAKPYSESLQIFPVEHTPQGWIFEEMQKAEAVWVTEDSVSMIYEALTAGCKVGVIEVDRLKEDRITRSVSKLDEQKLISSTTQLDKLVAATAFKEAERVATYLLAP; this is translated from the coding sequence ATGCATATTGTCTACGTCAGTGATAGAAAAGCAGGGCATCAATCGCAAGCTTTAGGCTTGTATAAAGCCATGCAAAGGCTATCCGAAATTGATGTGACCTTTGAGGAAGTTCCTATTGAAAAACTCCCAGTATTTGGGCTTTTTTGCTCGTTTAGAAAAAATCAGTATGAAGCTATAAAAAATATACCTGACTATATATTTGGTGTAGGGAGTCATACTCAGCTTCGTGTTTTGCTCTTAGGAAGAGTTTTTCCAAAAACGAAAACTGTCATTTTGATGAAACCGAATTTTCCTTTTGCTTGGTTCGACCATGTGGTAATTCCTGAGCATGATGGTGTGCCTGAAAAAGGTAATGTGATTTTGACTCAAGGTGTGCTTAATCCAATTGTCAATGAAGGTCGTCACCAACCCAATCGGATTTTGATTGCATTGGGTGGTTCATCTAAACGTCATCAATGGAATGAACAAAAAGTCTTATCTGCAATTGAACAAATTGTAGAAAAAAATCGCAATAGTGAAATCATTTTAACTACATCGCGCAGAACGCCGAAAGAATTTTTAGACCATTTGAAAGCCAAACCTTATAGCGAAAGCTTACAAATCTTCCCTGTTGAACATACCCCCCAAGGCTGGATTTTTGAAGAGATGCAAAAAGCCGAAGCTGTATGGGTCACCGAAGACAGTGTATCGATGATATATGAAGCGCTGACGGCCGGATGTAAAGTGGGGGTGATTGAGGTAGATCGTTTGAAGGAAGATCGGATTACGCGTTCAGTAAGTAAATTAGATGAACAGAAGCTTATTTCCAGTACCACTCAGCTTGATAAATTAGTCGCTGCAACTGCTTTTAAAGAGGCGGAGCGTGTGGCAACATATCTTCTCGCTCCATAA
- a CDS encoding branched-chain amino acid transaminase, with protein sequence MNLADRDGFIWQDGQLVDWREAKTHVLTHTLHYSMGVFEGVRAYETPNGTAIFRLKEHTKRLLNSAKIYQMKVPFDHAALEQAQIDVVRENKLASCYIRPIIFIGSEKLGIAATDNTIHAVVAAWSWGAYLGEDAMAKGIRVKTSSFTHHHPNVTMCKAKASGNYTLSILAHQEVAHAGYDEAMLLDPQGYVCQGSGENVFLVRDGVIHTPDIAGGALDGITRQSIITIAKDLGYEVVERRITRDEFYIADEAFFTGTAAEVTPIREYDDRQIGEGVRGPITTQIQKAYFDAVQGKDPKYAHWLTYVK encoded by the coding sequence ATGAATTTGGCTGATCGTGATGGTTTCATTTGGCAAGACGGACAACTCGTAGACTGGCGTGAGGCGAAAACTCACGTATTAACACATACCTTGCACTACAGCATGGGTGTGTTCGAGGGTGTGCGTGCTTATGAAACCCCGAATGGCACGGCTATTTTCCGTCTGAAAGAACACACCAAACGTTTACTTAATTCTGCAAAAATTTATCAAATGAAAGTTCCATTTGATCATGCAGCATTAGAACAAGCTCAAATTGATGTCGTTCGTGAAAACAAGTTAGCATCTTGCTATATCCGTCCAATTATCTTTATTGGTTCTGAAAAACTGGGTATTGCTGCGACTGACAATACCATTCATGCAGTGGTTGCTGCATGGAGCTGGGGTGCATACCTGGGTGAAGATGCGATGGCAAAAGGTATTCGCGTAAAAACTTCATCATTCACGCATCACCATCCAAACGTGACTATGTGTAAAGCCAAAGCTTCTGGTAACTACACGCTGTCTATTCTGGCTCACCAAGAAGTCGCTCATGCGGGCTACGATGAAGCAATGCTTCTTGATCCACAAGGTTATGTCTGCCAAGGTTCTGGTGAAAACGTATTCCTGGTACGTGATGGCGTGATCCATACCCCTGATATCGCGGGTGGTGCACTGGATGGTATTACTCGTCAATCGATCATTACCATAGCGAAAGACCTTGGCTATGAAGTGGTTGAACGCCGTATTACCCGTGATGAATTCTATATCGCTGATGAAGCATTCTTCACAGGTACTGCTGCAGAAGTGACTCCAATCCGTGAATACGATGACCGTCAAATTGGCGAAGGTGTACGTGGTCCAATTACCACTCAAATCCAGAAAGCTTACTTTGATGCAGTTCAGGGTAAAGATCCTAAATATGCACACTGGTTAACTTACGTAAAATAA
- the glnE gene encoding bifunctional [glutamate--ammonia ligase]-adenylyl-L-tyrosine phosphorylase/[glutamate--ammonia-ligase] adenylyltransferase: protein MNQVQLQKTLRASQYAEQVLSKHAALLEQDYAVDHFQGGLSTEKINQYVTETLAGLSDEAEWMSALRILRDRLMFRWIWQDANQMIEVMALTKELSDFADAAICAAKDFARIPLVEKYGQPIGYNGKVQDLIVIAMGKLGAQELNLSSDIDLIFAFDEQGETDGRKCIDVQEFCILWGQKLIYLLDHITADGFVFRVDMRLRPWGDGSPLVISHMALEKYLSQHGREWERYAWIKARIVNPSPEGQELLEMTRPFVFRRYVDYSAFAAMREMKAMIQREVQRRNIEDDIKLGAGGIREVEFIVQVFQLIYGGSKLELQDRQCLVSLRHLVNAELLDAQAVEDLEDAYLFLRRVEHAIQALNDQQTQSLPTEDEPRQRIVDTLGFASWDDFMQVLNQKRAKVIYQFEHLIKESSPETQVSNFSQLEQQLNQVLDEDARNLVHEFWNSNTLKKLPVKAMQRLKTFWPYLIEAILQSDQPQIALIRLMPLVESVLRRTVYLVMLIESKGALQRLVKMATVSPWICEELTHYPVLLDEFLSMDFELPKRKDLEDSLRQQLLRIEIDQVEDQMRILRLFKKSNVLAVAASDVLAESPLMKVSDALTDIAEVSVNAALHLAYQIVAKKHGFPLDAEGQRCSIDHTAFVVIGYGKVGGIELGYGSDLDLVFIHYMDEQADTDGQKPISGFEFAMRVAQKFMSLMTTQTLDGRVYEIDTRLRPSGEAGLLVTSLKAFEHYQFKSAWLWEHQALVRARSIAGDLQLRQKFETLRCDVLTQKRDINHVREEVLKMRQKMKDHLGSSKEQKKDGIFHLKQDAGGIVDIEFMAQYAVLAWSGANKDLAHYSDNVRILEDAAKSGCLSSDDATALIQAYLRERAESHRLALANQSMQVSASDWHDTRKTVCKLWQRLIDPSAVFALDSE from the coding sequence ATGAATCAAGTGCAATTGCAGAAAACCTTAAGGGCAAGCCAATATGCTGAACAGGTATTGTCCAAACATGCGGCTTTGCTGGAACAGGATTATGCAGTTGACCATTTTCAGGGTGGACTCAGTACCGAAAAAATCAATCAATATGTCACGGAAACTTTGGCGGGGCTAAGTGATGAAGCCGAGTGGATGAGTGCGCTACGCATTCTGCGTGACCGTCTGATGTTTCGCTGGATCTGGCAGGATGCCAACCAGATGATTGAAGTCATGGCCCTGACCAAGGAATTGTCAGACTTCGCTGATGCTGCGATCTGTGCTGCTAAAGATTTTGCCCGGATTCCTCTGGTAGAAAAATATGGCCAACCGATTGGCTATAACGGCAAGGTGCAAGACCTTATCGTCATCGCCATGGGGAAACTTGGCGCACAGGAACTGAATTTATCTAGCGATATCGACCTAATCTTTGCCTTTGACGAGCAGGGTGAAACTGATGGTCGTAAATGCATTGATGTGCAAGAGTTCTGTATTCTTTGGGGACAAAAACTGATTTATCTGCTGGATCATATTACTGCAGATGGTTTTGTGTTCCGCGTGGATATGCGTTTACGTCCGTGGGGCGATGGCTCTCCACTGGTGATCAGCCATATGGCGCTAGAAAAATACCTGAGCCAGCACGGCCGTGAATGGGAACGTTATGCCTGGATCAAGGCGCGTATCGTCAATCCAAGTCCGGAAGGTCAGGAACTATTGGAAATGACCCGTCCTTTCGTGTTCCGTCGCTATGTAGATTACAGCGCTTTCGCTGCCATGCGTGAAATGAAAGCCATGATCCAGCGTGAAGTACAGCGCCGCAATATTGAAGATGATATCAAGCTCGGCGCTGGCGGGATCCGTGAAGTTGAATTTATTGTGCAGGTCTTCCAGCTGATCTATGGCGGTTCCAAACTAGAATTACAGGACCGGCAGTGTCTGGTGAGCTTACGACATTTGGTCAATGCGGAGCTGCTGGATGCTCAGGCAGTAGAAGACCTCGAAGATGCTTACCTGTTCTTACGTCGGGTCGAACATGCAATTCAGGCGCTGAATGACCAGCAGACCCAGTCTTTGCCAACAGAAGATGAGCCACGTCAGCGCATTGTAGATACGCTTGGTTTTGCCAGCTGGGATGACTTCATGCAGGTATTGAACCAGAAACGTGCCAAGGTTATTTACCAGTTTGAACATTTGATCAAGGAAAGTAGCCCGGAAACCCAAGTCTCCAATTTTTCCCAGCTGGAACAGCAACTGAATCAGGTATTGGATGAAGATGCACGCAATCTGGTGCATGAATTCTGGAACAGCAATACCCTGAAAAAACTGCCAGTCAAAGCCATGCAGCGTTTGAAAACCTTCTGGCCTTACCTGATTGAAGCGATTTTACAGTCCGATCAGCCGCAGATTGCCCTGATTCGTTTGATGCCATTGGTAGAGTCGGTACTGCGCCGTACGGTCTATCTGGTGATGCTGATTGAAAGCAAAGGTGCCTTGCAGCGTCTGGTGAAAATGGCGACAGTGAGTCCATGGATTTGTGAAGAGCTGACCCATTATCCGGTACTGCTGGATGAATTCCTGTCGATGGATTTTGAGCTGCCAAAGCGTAAGGATCTAGAAGATTCATTGCGTCAGCAGTTACTGCGTATCGAGATCGATCAGGTCGAGGATCAGATGCGGATACTGCGCTTGTTTAAAAAATCCAATGTCTTGGCGGTTGCAGCGAGTGATGTGCTGGCAGAAAGCCCATTAATGAAAGTCTCCGATGCCCTCACCGATATTGCAGAAGTCTCCGTGAATGCCGCGCTGCATCTGGCTTATCAGATCGTGGCGAAAAAACATGGCTTCCCGCTGGATGCTGAAGGACAGCGTTGTTCGATCGATCACACTGCCTTTGTGGTGATCGGATATGGTAAAGTAGGAGGGATCGAGCTCGGGTATGGTTCGGACCTAGACTTAGTGTTTATCCACTATATGGATGAACAGGCGGATACGGATGGCCAGAAGCCGATCAGTGGTTTTGAATTTGCCATGCGTGTGGCACAAAAATTCATGTCATTGATGACGACGCAAACCCTGGATGGACGGGTCTATGAGATTGATACGCGTCTGCGTCCATCTGGAGAAGCAGGTCTGCTGGTCACTAGTCTAAAAGCATTTGAACATTATCAGTTTAAGAGCGCTTGGCTATGGGAACATCAGGCCTTGGTACGTGCTCGCTCGATTGCAGGAGATCTGCAGCTACGCCAGAAATTCGAAACTTTGCGCTGTGATGTATTGACCCAGAAACGGGATATCAATCATGTACGTGAAGAAGTACTGAAAATGCGTCAGAAAATGAAAGATCATCTGGGTTCTTCAAAAGAGCAGAAAAAAGATGGGATTTTTCATTTAAAACAGGACGCAGGTGGTATCGTCGATATCGAATTTATGGCACAGTATGCAGTATTGGCTTGGAGTGGGGCGAATAAAGATCTCGCACATTACTCTGACAACGTAAGAATCCTTGAGGATGCCGCAAAATCAGGTTGCTTATCCAGCGACGATGCGACTGCTCTGATTCAAGCTTATCTCCGTGAACGCGCTGAGAGCCATCGTTTAGCCCTTGCAAATCAATCCATGCAAGTGTCTGCGAGCGACTGGCACGATACCCGAAAGACCGTTTGCAAGTTATGGCAAAGACTGATTGATCCAAGTGCAGTATTTGCACTGGATAGTGAATAA